In Terriglobales bacterium, the sequence GTGCATTCGTCGAACGCCATGGTGATGGTGGCGTCGAGCAGATGCTGGATCGCGATCGAGCGTTCGGGCGTCAGCTGATGCGCCGAGCCGTCGATATGCGAGCGGAAGGTCACGCCGTCGGCGTCGATCCGCCGGAGCGCGGCGAGCGACATCACCTGGAAGCCGCCGGAATCGGTGAGGATCGGCCGCTGCCAGTTCATGAAGCGGTGCAGACCGCCCAGCCGCTCGATCAGCTCGTCGCCCGGCCGCAGGTGCAGGTGATAGGTGTTGGCCAGCACCAGCTCGACACCCAGTTCCTCCAGCGTCTCTTGCCCGACACCCTTCACCGAGGCCAGCGTCCCCACCGGCATGAACACCGGCGTCTGGACCTCGCCATGGGGCGTGATCAGCCGCCCGGCGCGCGCAGCTCCGTGCCGAACCTCAACTTGGAATGCGAGTGAAATAGGGTGTGATTGTAAACGAGCAGAAATGCCAAAGGTCCGGCGTCAGACCGTTGCGCCGGACTCGGCCGCGGCCTCGGGTGCCGGTCCCG encodes:
- a CDS encoding tRNA guanosine(34) transglycosylase Tgt encodes the protein MSARLQSHPISLAFQVEVRHGAARAGRLITPHGEVQTPVFMPVGTLASVKGVGQETLEELGVELVLANTYHLHLRPGDELIERLGGLHRFMNWQRPILTDSGGFQVMSLAALRRIDADGVTFRSHIDGSAHQLTPERSIAIQHLLDATITMAFDECTAWPVTEDEAAKSMRLSMRWAQRSRAAFKERAGYGLFGIVQGSVFPPLRSESIAALTRIGFDGYAIGGLAVG